From the Methylobacterium currus genome, one window contains:
- a CDS encoding L,D-transpeptidase yields the protein MRRLGRLLPALLLCSAGAAQAMSADESPAGWWAPTLRDCADPASPRVFEIRLKPAAEARLDAHDLRCRIDRVSDTAIGYRLHMRCFRSAEDLRTGAHAEARQIVVDAIGPVTMRADGQRVYRCRSRPAAAREAPRSPIAGEGPATVPALPLPDAPMRLTALAPEPAPAPPPPVTPLPAAPAPAAPPPVPPSLATPPLAAPGPGPDAPARLAALPAEPLPVPAAPRLAPPVALPAVRRGKVVGYPGSQGAGTIVVDTSARLLFLVRGDGTALRYRVAVGRPGTTWKGVQTVTAKQEWPQWTPTPEMRRSRPGLPRMVAGGPRNPLGARALYLGSTLYRIHGTTDPASIGRAASAGCFRMLNEDVIELYRFVPVGTKVEVI from the coding sequence ATGCGACGTCTCGGCCGGCTCCTGCCCGCCCTCCTTCTGTGCAGCGCCGGCGCCGCCCAGGCGATGAGCGCCGACGAGTCGCCGGCGGGCTGGTGGGCGCCGACCCTGCGCGACTGCGCCGACCCGGCGAGCCCGCGGGTGTTCGAGATCCGGCTGAAGCCCGCCGCCGAGGCCCGGCTCGACGCGCACGACCTGCGTTGCCGGATCGACAGGGTCTCCGACACGGCGATCGGCTATCGCCTCCACATGCGCTGCTTCCGCTCGGCCGAGGACCTGCGGACGGGCGCCCATGCGGAGGCCCGGCAGATCGTCGTCGACGCGATCGGCCCGGTGACCATGCGGGCCGACGGGCAGCGCGTCTATCGCTGCCGCTCCCGCCCGGCCGCTGCCAGGGAGGCGCCGCGCAGCCCCATCGCCGGGGAGGGGCCGGCCACCGTTCCGGCCCTGCCCCTGCCGGACGCCCCGATGCGCCTGACCGCGCTCGCTCCCGAGCCGGCGCCCGCTCCGCCACCTCCCGTCACGCCGCTCCCCGCGGCACCGGCTCCCGCCGCTCCGCCGCCTGTGCCCCCCTCGCTCGCCACTCCGCCGCTCGCCGCCCCTGGTCCGGGGCCGGACGCTCCCGCGCGCCTCGCGGCCCTTCCCGCCGAGCCGCTGCCGGTGCCCGCGGCGCCGCGCCTCGCGCCGCCCGTCGCCCTGCCGGCCGTGCGGCGCGGCAAGGTGGTCGGCTATCCCGGATCGCAGGGTGCCGGCACCATCGTGGTCGATACGTCGGCCCGCCTGCTCTTTCTCGTGCGCGGCGACGGGACGGCTTTGCGCTACCGGGTGGCGGTCGGGCGCCCCGGCACGACCTGGAAGGGCGTCCAGACGGTCACCGCCAAGCAGGAATGGCCGCAATGGACGCCGACGCCGGAGATGCGGCGCAGCCGGCCCGGCCTGCCGCGCATGGTGGCCGGCGGCCCGCGCAACCCGCTCGGCGCCCGGGCGCTGTATCTCGGCTCGACGCTCTACCGCATCCACGGCACCACCGATCCGGCCTCGATCGGCCGCGCCGCCTCGGCCGGCTGCTTCCGGATGCTGAACGAGGACGTGATCGAGCTCTACCGCTTCGTGCCCGTCGGCACCAAGGTCGAGGTGATCTGA
- a CDS encoding transketolase family protein gives MRRELCAALVARATRPDLVFLTGDLGFGALEPLRDALGERFLNAGIAEQNMIGVAAALASEGLEPWTYTIAPFCYARAFEQIRNDVCFHRLPVRMLANGGGYAYGVMGPTHHALEDYGILSTLPSLRIFVPAFDSDVAAVVAAAGSEPGPVYVRLGRGEVPAGCTAPPYAPWRRLRAGRGAIVVAVGPMAGLAWSAFAEDAEDGPEVWAVSELPLGMSPPPRAFVEALAGRTLCVVEEHVAQGGLGQSLAAWCLEGGIPVSGFRPVTAAGYPSGTYGSQGFHRRESGLDPASLRARLGARLSA, from the coding sequence ATGCGGCGCGAATTGTGCGCGGCGCTGGTCGCCCGGGCGACGCGGCCCGACCTCGTCTTCCTCACCGGCGATCTCGGCTTCGGCGCCCTGGAGCCCCTGCGCGACGCCCTCGGCGAGCGCTTCCTCAATGCCGGCATCGCCGAGCAGAACATGATCGGGGTGGCGGCGGCGCTCGCCAGCGAGGGGCTGGAGCCCTGGACCTACACCATCGCGCCGTTCTGCTACGCCCGCGCCTTCGAGCAGATCCGCAACGACGTCTGCTTCCATCGCCTGCCGGTGCGCATGCTCGCCAATGGCGGCGGCTACGCCTACGGGGTGATGGGCCCGACCCATCACGCGCTCGAGGATTACGGGATCCTCTCGACGCTGCCGTCCCTGCGCATCTTCGTCCCGGCCTTCGACAGCGACGTCGCCGCCGTGGTCGCGGCGGCCGGGAGTGAACCGGGACCGGTTTATGTCCGTCTCGGGCGCGGCGAGGTGCCGGCGGGCTGCACCGCGCCGCCTTACGCGCCCTGGCGCCGCCTGCGCGCGGGGCGGGGAGCCATCGTCGTCGCGGTCGGGCCGATGGCCGGCCTCGCCTGGTCGGCCTTCGCGGAGGATGCGGAGGACGGGCCGGAGGTGTGGGCGGTGAGCGAATTGCCCTTAGGGATGAGCCCGCCGCCGCGGGCCTTCGTGGAGGCGCTCGCCGGCCGTACGCTCTGCGTCGTCGAGGAGCACGTCGCGCAAGGCGGGCTCGGCCAGAGCCTCGCCGCCTGGTGCCTGGAGGGCGGCATCCCGGTCTCGGGCTTCCGCCCGGTCACGGCGGCCGGCTACCCGTCCGGCACCTACGGGTCGCAAGGGTTCCACCGGCGCGAGAGCGGCCTCGACCCGGCGTCGCTCCGCGCGAGGCTCGGCGCAAGGCTGTCGGCATGA
- a CDS encoding NAD-dependent epimerase/dehydratase family protein gives MNGSSADWIDTLKGPIAVLGAGGFVGCNLFRHILARRRDVYAVARVLPAPRLRGIDPAHLVAVDVTDQAATASFVEAIRPATVFDCIAYGAYSFETDADLIYATNFTALVSRVERLARSGALAAYVHAGSSSEYGLNSAAPSEDAALVPNSAYAVSKAAAAQFLAYAGKTRRWPVVNLRLYSVYGPYEDANRLIPAVVSRGMNGGYPDLVDPTIARDFVYVEDVCEAFVRAAAKMSLDLYGESLNIGTGTETTIGDLALTARDVFGLAEAPRFGAMAPRAWDLARWQANPEKAERLLGWRPETPLKDGLARTAAWMREAGADMSGLTKAGATRRRSIAAIIACYKDEEAVPIMHARLTAVFRKIDVDYEIIFVNDASPDGCGERIRELSAADPHVLGITHSRNFGSQMAFRSGMELATAQACVLLDGDLQDPPELIEPFYEAWVAGHDVVYGRRVEREMPLVWGLLYKAFYRVFAAFSYVRIPHDAGDFSLMDRRVVGWLLNCPERDLFMRGLRAYVGFRQTGVDYVRPKRMFGTSTNNLLSNLEWAKRGIFSFSNTPLKLLTAGGIVLLGLAGLIGTLLVAARLIVPDIAPRGAVSTQLAILFFGALNLFAIGLIGEYVAKIMEEVKGRPRLIRAALIRGGVATDLPPEGRPRP, from the coding sequence ATGAACGGGTCTTCCGCCGACTGGATCGACACCCTCAAGGGCCCGATCGCCGTGCTCGGCGCAGGCGGCTTCGTCGGGTGCAACCTGTTTCGCCACATCCTGGCGCGCCGCCGCGACGTCTACGCCGTCGCCCGCGTCCTGCCGGCGCCGCGCCTGCGCGGCATCGATCCCGCGCACCTCGTCGCGGTCGACGTCACCGACCAGGCGGCGACCGCCAGCTTCGTCGAGGCGATCCGCCCGGCGACGGTGTTCGACTGCATCGCCTACGGCGCCTATTCGTTCGAGACCGACGCCGACCTGATCTACGCCACCAACTTCACCGCCCTCGTCTCGCGTGTCGAGCGGCTGGCCCGGAGCGGCGCGCTGGCGGCCTACGTGCATGCCGGCTCCTCGTCCGAGTACGGCCTGAACTCCGCCGCCCCGTCCGAGGACGCGGCCCTCGTTCCGAACAGCGCCTACGCGGTCTCGAAGGCGGCCGCCGCGCAGTTCCTCGCCTATGCGGGCAAGACGCGGCGCTGGCCGGTGGTGAATCTCCGGCTCTACTCGGTCTACGGCCCCTACGAGGACGCCAACCGCCTGATCCCGGCCGTCGTGTCGCGCGGGATGAACGGCGGCTATCCCGATCTCGTCGACCCGACGATCGCCCGCGACTTCGTCTACGTCGAGGATGTCTGCGAGGCCTTCGTGCGCGCGGCGGCGAAGATGTCCCTCGACCTCTATGGCGAATCGCTCAACATCGGCACCGGGACGGAGACGACCATCGGCGACCTGGCGCTGACGGCCAGGGACGTGTTCGGCCTCGCCGAGGCGCCGCGCTTCGGCGCGATGGCGCCCCGTGCCTGGGACCTCGCGCGCTGGCAGGCGAACCCAGAGAAGGCCGAGCGCCTGCTCGGCTGGCGGCCTGAGACGCCGCTCAAGGACGGGCTGGCGCGCACCGCCGCCTGGATGCGCGAGGCCGGGGCGGACATGTCCGGCCTCACCAAGGCCGGCGCGACGCGGCGGCGGAGCATCGCCGCCATCATCGCCTGCTACAAGGACGAGGAGGCGGTGCCGATCATGCATGCCCGCCTGACGGCGGTGTTTCGCAAGATCGACGTCGATTACGAGATCATCTTCGTCAACGATGCGAGCCCGGACGGGTGCGGCGAGCGCATCCGCGAATTGTCGGCCGCCGACCCGCACGTGCTCGGCATCACGCATTCGCGCAATTTCGGCTCGCAGATGGCCTTCCGCAGCGGCATGGAGCTGGCGACCGCCCAGGCCTGCGTGCTCCTCGACGGCGATTTGCAGGACCCGCCCGAGCTGATCGAGCCCTTCTACGAGGCGTGGGTCGCGGGCCACGACGTGGTCTATGGCCGCCGGGTCGAGCGCGAGATGCCGCTGGTCTGGGGCCTGCTCTACAAGGCGTTCTACCGGGTCTTCGCCGCCTTCAGCTACGTGCGCATCCCGCACGATGCCGGCGACTTCTCGCTGATGGACCGGCGCGTGGTCGGCTGGCTCTTGAACTGCCCGGAGCGCGACCTGTTCATGCGGGGGCTTCGCGCCTATGTGGGCTTCCGCCAGACCGGGGTGGATTACGTGCGGCCGAAGCGGATGTTCGGCACGAGCACGAACAACCTGCTGTCGAACCTCGAATGGGCCAAGCGCGGCATCTTCTCGTTCAGCAACACGCCGCTGAAGCTGCTCACCGCCGGCGGCATCGTGCTGCTCGGCCTCGCCGGCCTCATCGGGACGCTGCTGGTCGCCGCCCGTCTGATCGTGCCGGACATCGCGCCGCGCGGCGCGGTCTCGACCCAGCTGGCGATCCTGTTCTTCGGCGCCCTGAACCTGTTCGCGATCGGGCTGATCGGCGAATACGTGGCGAAGATCATGGAGGAGGTGAAGGGGCGCCCCCGCCTCATCCGGGCGGCGCTGATCCGCGGCGGCGTCGCGACCGACCTGCCGCCCGAGGGGAGACCCCGCCCGTGA
- a CDS encoding ABC transporter substrate-binding protein, with the protein MDRRTFLKGSAALGAAGLAPHLAAPALAQPAKVLRFVPQANLANFDPIWGTQYVVRNAAALVWDMLYGVDAQLKPQRQMVESEEVSADGLTWTFRLRPGLKFHDGEPVLPKDVVASLTRWMARDPMGLMIRAIQAELSPVDDRSFRWQLKKPFPKLLLALGKNNAPCAFIMPERIARTDPFTQITEYVGSGPMKFARSEWVPGARAVFEKFSDYMPRDEPSSWLAGGKRMLLDRVEWVIMPDPATASAALQNGEVDWWENPIPDLVPLLRKNSNINVDIADPLGNIGAFRMNHLHPPFDNPKVRQAVLMGMNQEDYMRALIGDDDKLWKPLPGFFTPGTPLYSEAGGQKIGKGDIAAAKKLLAEAGYKGEPVVCVVAQDQPITKNMGDVTADLLKQMGMKVDFVATDWGTVGTRRASKAPPSQGGWNMFHTWHAGADCINPAVYPAIRANGDKAWFGWPDLPPVEAGITEWFDAADPAAEKAAIDKVNAAAVAGGVYVPTGYFLGYQAWRKNVTGVGKGPLPFTWGVSKA; encoded by the coding sequence ATGGATCGCAGGACGTTTCTGAAAGGCTCGGCCGCCCTCGGCGCCGCCGGCCTGGCGCCTCACCTCGCCGCCCCGGCGCTGGCGCAACCGGCCAAGGTGCTGCGCTTCGTGCCGCAGGCCAACCTCGCGAATTTCGACCCGATCTGGGGGACGCAATACGTCGTCCGCAATGCCGCGGCCCTCGTCTGGGACATGCTCTACGGCGTCGACGCGCAGCTGAAGCCCCAGCGCCAGATGGTCGAATCCGAGGAGGTCTCGGCCGACGGCCTGACCTGGACCTTCCGGCTGCGGCCGGGCCTCAAGTTCCACGACGGTGAGCCGGTGCTGCCGAAGGACGTGGTGGCGAGCCTCACCCGCTGGATGGCCCGCGACCCGATGGGCCTCATGATCCGGGCGATCCAGGCCGAGCTCAGCCCGGTCGACGACCGCAGCTTCCGCTGGCAGCTTAAAAAACCGTTCCCGAAGCTCCTGCTGGCGCTGGGCAAGAACAATGCGCCCTGCGCCTTCATCATGCCGGAGCGGATCGCCAGGACCGATCCGTTCACGCAGATCACCGAGTATGTCGGCTCCGGCCCGATGAAGTTCGCCCGCAGCGAATGGGTGCCGGGCGCCCGCGCGGTCTTCGAGAAATTTTCGGATTACATGCCCCGCGACGAGCCGTCCTCGTGGCTCGCCGGCGGCAAGCGCATGCTGCTCGACCGGGTCGAGTGGGTGATCATGCCCGATCCTGCCACCGCCTCGGCGGCGCTCCAGAACGGCGAGGTCGATTGGTGGGAGAACCCGATCCCCGATCTCGTCCCGCTCCTGCGCAAGAATTCCAATATCAACGTCGACATCGCCGATCCGCTGGGCAATATCGGCGCGTTCCGGATGAACCACCTCCATCCGCCTTTCGACAATCCGAAGGTGCGCCAGGCCGTCCTCATGGGCATGAACCAGGAGGATTACATGCGGGCGCTGATCGGCGACGACGACAAGCTGTGGAAGCCGCTGCCCGGCTTCTTCACCCCGGGCACCCCGCTCTACAGCGAGGCGGGCGGCCAAAAAATCGGCAAGGGCGACATCGCGGCGGCGAAGAAGCTGCTGGCCGAGGCCGGCTACAAGGGCGAGCCGGTGGTCTGCGTAGTGGCGCAGGACCAGCCGATCACCAAGAACATGGGCGACGTCACCGCCGACCTGCTCAAGCAGATGGGCATGAAGGTCGATTTCGTCGCCACCGACTGGGGCACCGTCGGCACGCGGCGCGCCTCGAAGGCGCCGCCGTCGCAGGGCGGCTGGAACATGTTCCACACCTGGCATGCCGGCGCCGATTGCATCAACCCGGCGGTCTATCCCGCCATCCGCGCCAACGGCGACAAGGCCTGGTTCGGCTGGCCCGACCTGCCGCCGGTCGAGGCCGGCATCACCGAGTGGTTCGATGCCGCCGATCCCGCGGCCGAGAAGGCGGCGATCGACAAGGTGAATGCCGCGGCGGTCGCCGGCGGCGTCTACGTGCCGACCGGCTACTTCCTCGGCTACCAGGCCTGGCGGAAAAACGTCACTGGCGTGGGCAAGGGGCCGCTGCCCTTCACCTGGGGCGTCTCCAAGGCCTGA
- a CDS encoding class I SAM-dependent methyltransferase codes for MTQDHQTLTVPAPPAILDRLQGRDCPVCGTPERGARPFLSASIDPARIGALSYASRKIPEFMTFRLVRCGTCETVYAAEAPGAEALARAYREAGYDSAEEAKYAARTYAEALAPRLGPAGRGAEPRGGAALEIGAGSGVFLQELLDLGFAEVIGIEPSHDAVAAAPAALRPHLRVGVFDPAQHAPGSLSLVCCFQTLEHVPDPRGLTRAAYDLLRPGGRIAFVTHDYRAPINRLLGRRSPIIDIEHMQLFCPASLRRLLGEAGFGEIAIGPLRNRYPLRYWLRLLPLPGPLKPAALSAAEALGLGRRSVGLNVGNLLSVARKPL; via the coding sequence GTGACCCAGGATCATCAGACGCTCACCGTTCCGGCTCCGCCCGCGATCCTGGATCGGCTCCAGGGCCGCGACTGCCCGGTCTGCGGCACGCCCGAGCGGGGCGCACGGCCCTTCCTGTCGGCCTCGATCGACCCGGCCCGGATCGGCGCCCTCAGCTACGCCTCGCGAAAAATCCCGGAATTCATGACCTTCCGCCTGGTCCGGTGCGGGACCTGCGAGACCGTGTACGCCGCCGAGGCGCCGGGCGCCGAGGCCCTGGCGCGCGCCTACCGGGAAGCAGGCTATGACAGCGCCGAGGAGGCCAAGTACGCGGCACGGACCTACGCCGAGGCCCTGGCACCGCGTCTCGGCCCGGCGGGACGCGGAGCGGAGCCCCGCGGGGGCGCCGCCCTCGAGATCGGCGCGGGCAGCGGCGTCTTCCTGCAGGAATTGCTGGATCTCGGCTTTGCCGAGGTCATCGGGATCGAGCCCTCGCACGACGCGGTCGCGGCGGCCCCGGCCGCGCTCCGCCCGCACCTGCGGGTCGGCGTATTCGATCCCGCGCAGCACGCGCCCGGCAGCCTCTCGCTGGTCTGCTGCTTCCAGACCCTGGAGCACGTCCCCGACCCGCGCGGCCTGACGCGGGCCGCCTACGACCTGCTGCGGCCCGGCGGCCGGATCGCCTTCGTCACGCACGATTACCGGGCCCCGATCAACCGGCTCCTCGGCCGACGCTCACCGATCATCGACATCGAGCACATGCAGCTGTTCTGCCCGGCCAGCCTGCGCCGGCTCCTCGGCGAAGCGGGGTTCGGAGAGATCGCGATCGGGCCGCTCCGGAACCGCTACCCTTTGCGCTACTGGCTGCGCCTGCTGCCGCTGCCCGGACCGCTCAAGCCGGCCGCCCTGTCGGCCGCGGAGGCCCTCGGCCTCGGGCGGCGGAGCGTCGGCCTGAATGTCGGCAACCTCCTCAGCGTGGCCCGCAAGCCGCTGTGA
- a CDS encoding PilZ domain-containing protein, which yields MNASTTSRAEQAGYSGEMILDRPAPAVECQVTNVTAAGASLTVPAGLEVPDAFTLAIAGEFVMRRCRVVWRRRGRVGVAFEMPA from the coding sequence ATGAACGCATCGACGACATCGCGGGCCGAACAGGCAGGATACTCCGGGGAGATGATCCTCGATCGTCCCGCGCCGGCCGTGGAATGCCAGGTCACGAACGTTACGGCAGCGGGCGCCTCCCTCACGGTGCCGGCGGGCCTCGAGGTGCCGGACGCGTTCACGCTGGCGATTGCCGGCGAGTTCGTGATGCGCCGCTGCCGCGTCGTCTGGCGTCGGCGCGGCCGCGTCGGCGTGGCGTTCGAGATGCCGGCCTGA
- a CDS encoding class I SAM-dependent methyltransferase produces the protein MSTHATRRNLIEQQAERFKPPVFRPRRSRWDDLLAALRRFLDLQAGSAWRDLRVELATASGTVLDVGCGAQVFRSLLPPSAQYRGIDTRDALDRFGYAVPDTEYVDQDDWNVPPASVDVVLCTEVLEHIEAPAPFVANLFGCLRPGGRLVLTVPFAARWHFVPYDYWRYTPSSLDLLLREAGFRDVRVTARGNPVTVACYKAMALCLIPFMGAAGHPGRRLLGAALLPVLGGLALVGTLSLRWDWGEDCLGYTVTARRPPVS, from the coding sequence ATGAGTACCCATGCCACGCGCCGCAACCTGATCGAGCAGCAGGCGGAGCGCTTCAAGCCGCCGGTCTTCCGCCCCCGGCGCTCCCGGTGGGACGACCTGCTGGCGGCGTTGCGTCGCTTCCTCGATCTTCAGGCCGGGTCGGCCTGGCGCGACCTGCGCGTGGAGCTTGCCACGGCCTCCGGCACCGTGCTCGACGTCGGATGTGGCGCCCAGGTCTTCCGATCCCTGCTGCCCCCTTCGGCCCAGTATCGCGGCATCGACACCCGAGACGCCCTCGACCGGTTCGGCTACGCGGTACCGGACACCGAGTATGTCGATCAGGACGACTGGAACGTCCCGCCCGCCTCCGTCGACGTCGTCCTCTGTACCGAGGTGCTCGAGCATATCGAGGCGCCGGCCCCCTTCGTGGCGAACCTGTTCGGCTGCCTGCGGCCCGGCGGCCGCCTCGTCCTGACGGTGCCCTTCGCGGCCCGCTGGCACTTCGTTCCCTACGATTACTGGCGCTACACGCCGTCCTCCCTGGACCTGCTGCTGCGCGAGGCGGGTTTTCGCGATGTCCGCGTCACCGCCCGCGGCAATCCCGTCACCGTCGCCTGCTACAAGGCGATGGCCCTGTGCCTGATCCCGTTCATGGGGGCCGCCGGCCACCCCGGGCGCCGCCTCCTCGGCGCGGCCCTGCTGCCGGTCCTGGGCGGGCTCGCCCTGGTCGGCACCCTGTCGCTGCGATGGGATTGGGGCGAGGATTGCCTCGGCTACACCGTCACGGCGCGCCGCCCGCCCGTTTCGTGA
- a CDS encoding polysaccharide deacetylase family protein, translated as MRCFKLLLLSGFLCLPPALAAAQECGPKALGTARTLEVPFTQGPVGRASYGRTLPLDRGEVVLTFDDGPLPRRTQAVLDALKAECVKATFFVVGSMVAQFPDTLRRTAAEGHTIASHTWSHRYLDRIRSPEVRRDQINGGLEAVRTVLTDDEPALSPFFRFPGLGHSPALDRYAAAQKLVPFSIDVDGDDWKKISPAAVMARVLRRLDAAGRGIILLHDIQPRTVAILPELLRRLKARQYRVVHVVPARADTQAALAALDAPQGRPIRLALDRLGARMASFRVVARPPAGLAEEGPLLLRAGLFEEAEVPPAPPARDQSRSGDAVRVALVADPGLSGAPAPRAGWSGFVVIGTAPQEAGFRPVAEAGRPPAR; from the coding sequence GTGCGTTGCTTCAAGCTCCTGCTGCTGTCCGGATTCCTGTGCCTGCCGCCGGCCCTCGCCGCGGCGCAGGAATGCGGGCCCAAGGCGCTCGGCACCGCCCGCACCCTCGAAGTGCCGTTCACGCAGGGACCGGTCGGCAGGGCGAGCTACGGCCGCACCCTGCCGCTCGACCGCGGCGAGGTGGTGCTGACCTTCGACGACGGCCCGCTGCCCCGGCGCACGCAGGCGGTGCTCGACGCCCTCAAGGCCGAATGCGTGAAGGCGACGTTCTTCGTCGTCGGCAGCATGGTGGCGCAGTTTCCCGACACCCTGCGGCGGACCGCCGCCGAGGGCCACACCATCGCGAGCCACACCTGGTCGCACCGCTATCTCGACCGGATCCGCAGCCCCGAGGTGCGGCGCGACCAGATCAATGGCGGCCTCGAGGCCGTCCGCACCGTCCTTACCGACGACGAGCCGGCCCTGTCGCCGTTCTTCCGCTTCCCCGGCCTCGGGCACAGCCCCGCCCTCGACCGTTACGCCGCGGCGCAGAAGCTGGTGCCGTTCAGCATCGACGTCGACGGCGACGACTGGAAGAAGATTTCGCCGGCGGCGGTGATGGCGCGGGTGCTCAGGCGCCTCGACGCGGCGGGACGGGGGATCATCCTTCTCCACGACATCCAGCCGCGGACCGTCGCGATCCTGCCCGAGCTGCTGCGCCGGCTGAAGGCGCGCCAGTACCGCGTCGTCCACGTCGTGCCGGCGCGGGCCGATACGCAGGCCGCGCTGGCGGCGCTCGACGCCCCGCAGGGGCGGCCGATCCGCCTCGCCCTCGACCGGCTCGGCGCCCGCATGGCGTCCTTCCGCGTGGTCGCCCGCCCGCCCGCCGGCCTCGCCGAGGAGGGGCCGCTCCTGCTCCGGGCGGGCCTGTTCGAGGAGGCGGAGGTGCCGCCCGCACCGCCGGCCCGGGACCAGAGCCGGTCCGGCGACGCGGTCCGCGTCGCCCTCGTCGCCGATCCGGGCCTGTCCGGCGCGCCCGCGCCCCGGGCCGGCTGGAGCGGGTTCGTGGTGATCGGCACGGCCCCGCAGGAAGCCGGCTTCCGCCCCGTCGCCGAGGCGGGACGCCCGCCGGCGCGATGA
- a CDS encoding transketolase, translating to MARRGHTLREQTPSHGATPAGPAPLAPGLLTLARWRLLAMHRTAGVGHVGGNLSALDAMMLVHHEMLTDADRFVLSKGHAAGALYVTLWSRGLIADAELDSFHADGTRLPGHPPAGHPPGRGLPGIRFGTGSLGHGLSLAGGLALAARLQGRAGRVFCLTSDGEWQEGSTFEALIFCAHRRLANLTIMIDHNRLQGFGTTDEVASLDPIGRVLAGFAVEIREADGHDLADMRRALAPGTDRPVVIVLHTVKGRGVPAIEGRLDSHYLPLTEEQVQEAILGEAIPGTGETA from the coding sequence ATGGCACGGCGTGGACACACCCTTCGGGAACAGACCCCGTCGCACGGCGCCACCCCGGCGGGACCTGCGCCGCTCGCACCCGGGCTCCTGACGCTGGCGCGCTGGCGGCTCCTCGCCATGCACCGGACGGCCGGCGTCGGGCATGTCGGCGGCAATCTCTCGGCCCTCGACGCGATGATGCTGGTGCATCACGAGATGCTGACCGATGCCGACCGCTTCGTCCTCTCGAAGGGCCACGCAGCGGGCGCGCTCTACGTCACCCTGTGGAGCCGGGGCCTGATCGCCGATGCCGAGCTCGACAGCTTCCACGCCGACGGCACCCGGCTTCCAGGCCATCCCCCTGCGGGGCATCCCCCCGGACGCGGCCTTCCCGGAATCCGCTTCGGCACCGGCAGCCTCGGGCATGGCCTCTCGCTGGCCGGCGGGCTCGCCCTCGCGGCCCGGCTGCAGGGCCGGGCGGGCCGGGTCTTCTGCCTGACCTCCGACGGCGAGTGGCAGGAGGGCTCGACCTTCGAAGCCCTGATCTTCTGCGCCCACCGGCGGCTGGCCAACCTGACGATCATGATCGACCACAACCGCCTCCAGGGCTTCGGTACGACCGACGAGGTCGCCTCCCTCGACCCGATCGGGCGGGTGCTGGCGGGCTTCGCGGTCGAGATCCGCGAGGCGGACGGGCACGACCTCGCCGACATGCGCCGCGCCCTCGCGCCCGGAACCGACCGGCCGGTGGTGATCGTCCTGCACACGGTGAAGGGCCGCGGGGTGCCGGCCATCGAGGGGCGCCTCGACAGCCACTACCTGCCGCTCACCGAGGAGCAGGTCCAGGAAGCGATCCTCGGCGAGGCGATCCCCGGCACCGGGGAGACGGCCTGA